The DNA sequence TGTTCTATTTGTACAATTTCCTGTGCTTCTTTTATAGAACGTTGCTTTACGATCGCCTTGATCATTTCTGTTGAAGGTTCCAGCGCTGTTATTTTAATTCCCAGAAGATCACTCAATAAGATTTTATTGAAAGACTGATAAGGCGGAAGATAGTGTACCTTTCTGCCGGAAGACTGAGCTTTTTGAATGTATTTAGAAAGTTCTGCATAAGGCAATGTTTCCTGCACACCGGATTTTAAACTTTTCTCTTCTAGAGTTTCCTGTCTGCCCATCCATACAATATCATCTATGCTTAATTCATCTCCGAAAATAATCGTCTTATCTTCGTCAATGTCTATAATGGCTGCAATCCGGGGTTCCTGAATCCCAAAATAGTATAAATAAGTACTATCCTGACGAAAATAATAAGGATTATGTTCAAAGTTCACTGGGTTTTCTATATTTCCCAAAAACAATAGAATTCCACTGGCTACATTGCCTTTTAATACGGTTCTTCTATCCTGGTAAGTTTGTGCTGAAAACATATTTTAAATGCTTTTTAATTAAACGGTTAATTTACGATTTTATCCAATTTGTAAGTGGTCTGCCTACTAAAAATAAACAATAGGTAAAGTTTGGATTTTAATATGATATATAGTGTTTATATTTTGCTTAAATTCGGCAATATTTTAACACCATATATTCCTCGTCATCACAAACTATTAATTTGATATGAAAAGTCTTCAGTTTTCAGTTCCCGCCGATACCAATAAGAGTATCCGTATTCAGGAAGATATCATGACTAATTTCTATCCTCATTTTCACCGTCATACGGAGATACAGATCATGTGGATCATTAAAGGACATGGAGTATTGGCTATAGAACAGAATCTTTTTAATTTCAAAGCTGGCGATATTTTTTATTTAGGTGCCAATCAATCCCATGTCTTTAAAGGTGATTTTAATAAAAATGAAAAGCATAAAGTTCATGCGGTATCTATTTTCTTTCATGGGCAGAAAAAAATTTCAGCCATCTTTGACTTACCTGAATTTGAAGAACTGAAACATTTTATTGCGAATTCTGAAGTAGGTTTCCAGGTTGCTCCAACATTAAAAGCTGATATAGCCGTCAGTATAGCTGAATTGCAAAAGGCAAAAAGTATGGATCAGATCCTGAATTTTGTAAAGATTTTAACTCTTCTCATGCAAAACCGGCATCTGCATATCCCTTTATCCACGGAGAAAAACCTGCCCAATCACATCTCTGACAATGACAAAAGGATTATAGATGCACAAAACTTTATTAAGAAGAATTTTGCCCAGAATAAAATGACCCTGGATACAATAGCCAAAGAAGCCTGTATGACGCCTCAGGCTTTTTGCAGGTCCTTTAAAAAGCGTACAGGTATCACCTATATTGAATACCTCAACGAACTTCGTGTGCAGCGAGC is a window from the Chryseobacterium sp. T16E-39 genome containing:
- a CDS encoding AraC family transcriptional regulator, translated to MKSLQFSVPADTNKSIRIQEDIMTNFYPHFHRHTEIQIMWIIKGHGVLAIEQNLFNFKAGDIFYLGANQSHVFKGDFNKNEKHKVHAVSIFFHGQKKISAIFDLPEFEELKHFIANSEVGFQVAPTLKADIAVSIAELQKAKSMDQILNFVKILTLLMQNRHLHIPLSTEKNLPNHISDNDKRIIDAQNFIKKNFAQNKMTLDTIAKEACMTPQAFCRSFKKRTGITYIEYLNELRVQRACKLLTSSTMYNISSVAFNSGFNSLTNFNRVFRLIMKYSPKEYLKHYKETILE